CCGGGGAATCGATAATCGCCGATTGGATCCGGTTGGAAACCTGTTCGATCATTGTGCCAGTCTAAACGCCTCAAGGCCGGTGGCAAGGTCGGCGATCAGATCGTCCGCGTCTTCCAGCCCGATCTGCAGGCGCACGACATATTTGTCAGCCGGGTCATAATCGGCTGGCGGCCAGGGCGTTGCGCTGCGATTGGGGGCGGGATCGGCGGGAATAGCAAGGCTCTCATAGCCGCCCCAGCTATAGCCGATGCCGAACAGACTGAGCGCATCGACCAGTGCATCGCGTGCCTCGCCGCTGCCGCCTTTGAGGACGAAGGAAAACAGACCGCTGCTGCCAGTAAAGTCGCGCGCCCAGATGTCATGGCCGGGGCAGGAGGGCAGCGCCGGGTGCAGCACATGTGCGACTTCGGGTTGCTCGGTCAGCCAATGCGCGACGGTCAGCGCGCTTTGCTGATGCCGTTCCAGCCGGACATCAAGCGTGCGCAGGCCGCGTGCGGCGAGATAGGCATCATCGGGCGAGACAATATGGCCGAGCGATTGCGCGGTGCGCCGCAGTCGCCACCAATGCCTCTCATTAGCGGTCACCGCGCCCATCATCACATCGGAATGGCCGACAATATATTTGGTCGCCGCGTTCATCACCAGATCGACGCCTTTCTCAATCGCG
The sequence above is drawn from the Parasphingorhabdus sp. SCSIO 66989 genome and encodes:
- the metC gene encoding cystathionine beta-lyase; protein product: MSQKDPSDQKPATRAVTAGRREEWTGPVVNPPVWRASTHLYDNVAALRAGPKANEDGRFFYGRRGSPTQWSLADALTAMEPGAHGTMLYPSGVAAIAGSLLADLSPGDVLLMSDNSYDPSRGMADTLLKRLGVQTRYFDPLIGAGISDLICDKTRAIWMESPGSLTFEVSDIPAICAAAKQVNPKIATLLDNTWATSHFFTAIEKGVDLVMNAATKYIVGHSDVMMGAVTANERHWWRLRRTAQSLGHIVSPDDAYLAARGLRTLDVRLERHQQSALTVAHWLTEQPEVAHVLHPALPSCPGHDIWARDFTGSSGLFSFVLKGGSGEARDALVDALSLFGIGYSWGGYESLAIPADPAPNRSATPWPPADYDPADKYVVRLQIGLEDADDLIADLATGLEAFRLAQ